Proteins encoded by one window of Kribbella italica:
- a CDS encoding anchored repeat-type ABC transporter ATP-binding subunit has product MTGDEVLSLQGVSVELGGRLVLRDVDLQVTKSEQVGLIGPNGAGKTTLLRAVLNLLPTSTGTIDINNRTPAQARGTIGYVPQRHDFVWDFPVDVRTAVTTGRTHLTGWLRRPTRTDQEATQQALERVDLADLHRRPIGELSGGQRQRVLVARALAVRPELLLLDEPFTGLDVPTQEALTHLFRRLTKEGTAILMTTHDLPAAADTCDRLCLLNRTVVAEGPPDQLRDPAIWLEAFGVTRSDQLLHSLGVDR; this is encoded by the coding sequence ATGACCGGCGACGAGGTGTTGTCGCTGCAGGGTGTCTCGGTCGAGCTCGGCGGCCGGCTCGTCCTGCGCGACGTGGACCTCCAGGTCACGAAGTCCGAGCAGGTCGGCCTGATCGGCCCGAACGGTGCCGGCAAGACCACGCTGTTGCGCGCCGTCCTCAACCTCCTCCCCACCTCCACCGGCACCATCGACATCAACAACAGAACCCCAGCCCAGGCCCGCGGCACCATCGGTTACGTCCCTCAGCGCCACGACTTCGTCTGGGACTTCCCCGTCGACGTCCGCACCGCGGTGACCACCGGCCGCACCCACCTCACCGGCTGGCTCCGCCGCCCCACCCGGACCGACCAGGAAGCCACCCAGCAAGCCTTGGAACGAGTGGACCTGGCCGACCTGCACCGCCGCCCGATCGGTGAACTCTCCGGCGGCCAACGCCAACGCGTCCTCGTCGCCCGCGCCCTCGCCGTACGCCCAGAACTGCTCCTCCTCGACGAACCGTTCACCGGCCTCGACGTCCCCACCCAAGAAGCCCTCACCCACCTCTTCCGCCGGCTGACCAAAGAGGGCACGGCCATCCTCATGACCACCCACGACCTCCCCGCCGCGGCCGACACCTGCGACCGTCTCTGCCTGCTCAACCGCACGGTCGTCGCCGAAGGCCCACCCGACCAGCTCCGCGACCCCGCCATCTGGCTCGAAGCGTTCGGCGTCACGAGATCCGACCAACTCCTGCACAGCCTCGGAGTCGACCGATGA
- a CDS encoding 50S ribosomal protein L25/general stress protein Ctc — MAEVKIQAESRTEFGKGAARRIRRDSKVPAVLYGHGTDPVHITLPGHDTMLALKTANALLLIEVEGHESLLALPKQVQRDPIKGFIEHVDLVIVKRGEKVQVDIAVHLEGEAVSETLVVLENASILVEAEATHIPDGVTVSIEGLDAGAQIHASDLKLPAGTTLAVEPDTLIVNVTAAATAEQLDAELAEAEAEAGIEKDEADAPAEEPVAAAAE; from the coding sequence GTGGCCGAGGTCAAGATCCAAGCCGAGTCGCGCACGGAGTTCGGCAAGGGTGCTGCCCGCCGAATCCGCCGGGACAGCAAGGTCCCCGCCGTTCTGTACGGCCATGGCACGGACCCGGTGCACATCACGCTGCCCGGTCACGACACCATGCTGGCCCTGAAGACCGCCAACGCCCTGCTGCTGATCGAGGTCGAGGGGCACGAGAGCCTGCTCGCCCTGCCGAAGCAGGTTCAGCGCGACCCGATCAAGGGCTTCATCGAGCACGTCGACCTGGTCATCGTGAAGCGCGGTGAGAAGGTTCAGGTCGACATCGCCGTGCACCTCGAGGGCGAGGCCGTCAGCGAGACCCTGGTCGTGCTGGAGAACGCCAGCATCCTGGTCGAGGCCGAGGCGACGCACATCCCGGACGGTGTCACCGTCTCGATCGAGGGCCTGGACGCCGGCGCCCAGATCCACGCCTCCGACCTGAAGCTGCCCGCGGGCACCACGCTGGCCGTCGAGCCGGACACGCTGATCGTCAACGTGACCGCCGCCGCGACCGCCGAGCAGCTGGACGCCGAGCTGGCCGAGGCCGAGGCCGAGGCGGGCATCGAGAAGGACGAGGCGGACGCCCCGGCCGAGGAGCCGGTCGCCGCTGCCGCGGAGTAG
- a CDS encoding anchored repeat ABC transporter, substrate-binding protein yields MASVAALGLLAGCSGAAGADGDKLTVVSTTEILADLVQHVGGDLVTTSSLVPAGGDPHSYEPTPADAKRVARADVTFTNHLLLEPQSLIKTIDANAPEGSPNVSLAEAAESYGAHVIPLVENIGLDVLWLGLRVRGTGKARGATRTSSVQLRATEVEGPGRLIAYLTESLGQPDRYFDSSDGVGPDDVTTLPPAAHTHLNWAFTKPGIYRLTLAAGLEVGDGKPVQQLGSGTFTFAVGVESRGVAPAAGGPATVLDDGHTDLTVDLDSGRLLAFSDVRKVGDAQADVPAGQVVIDVPNKALVSVPDDPRFSFLGKPGGQVHQLPQAVLGKHVHGEIDPHLWEDVANAKAYVQLIRDTLISADRGNEQTYRDNAATYLRELDELDEYVRAEVASIPADRRQLITTHDAFGYLADAYGMTVAGFVVPNPAQEPSVDQVRKLSETIRNLEVPAVFVEPNLAQRASVLTQVAKDQNVAVCLLYGDSFDDNARSYVAMMRHNAEELKRCLGGTR; encoded by the coding sequence GTGGCTTCAGTTGCGGCCCTCGGGTTGCTGGCCGGCTGCTCCGGTGCGGCCGGGGCGGACGGTGACAAGCTGACCGTCGTCTCCACCACCGAGATCCTCGCCGATCTCGTCCAGCACGTCGGCGGCGACCTGGTGACCACCTCGTCCCTGGTCCCGGCCGGCGGCGACCCGCACTCCTACGAGCCGACTCCGGCCGACGCCAAGCGGGTCGCACGAGCGGACGTGACCTTCACCAACCATCTGCTGCTGGAACCCCAGTCGCTGATCAAGACCATCGACGCGAACGCCCCGGAGGGCAGCCCGAACGTCTCGCTCGCCGAGGCCGCCGAGTCGTACGGCGCGCACGTCATCCCCTTGGTGGAGAACATCGGCCTGGACGTGCTCTGGCTGGGCCTGAGAGTCCGCGGCACCGGCAAGGCCCGCGGCGCGACCCGAACGTCGTCGGTCCAGTTGCGGGCGACCGAGGTCGAAGGTCCCGGCCGGCTGATCGCCTATCTGACCGAGTCCCTGGGACAGCCCGACCGGTACTTTGACTCCTCCGACGGTGTCGGCCCGGACGACGTGACGACCCTTCCACCCGCCGCGCACACCCACCTGAACTGGGCGTTCACCAAGCCGGGGATCTACCGCCTCACGCTGGCGGCCGGCCTCGAGGTCGGCGACGGCAAACCGGTCCAGCAGCTCGGCAGTGGCACGTTCACCTTCGCCGTCGGCGTCGAGTCGCGGGGCGTGGCCCCGGCGGCCGGCGGCCCGGCCACGGTGCTGGACGACGGTCACACCGACCTGACCGTCGATCTGGACAGCGGACGGCTGCTGGCGTTCTCCGACGTACGGAAGGTCGGCGACGCCCAGGCCGACGTGCCCGCCGGCCAGGTCGTCATCGACGTACCGAACAAAGCGCTGGTGAGCGTGCCGGACGATCCGAGGTTCAGCTTTCTCGGGAAGCCCGGCGGTCAGGTCCATCAACTGCCGCAAGCGGTGCTCGGCAAGCACGTCCACGGCGAGATCGACCCGCACCTGTGGGAGGACGTGGCCAACGCCAAGGCCTACGTGCAGCTGATCCGCGACACCCTGATCTCCGCCGACCGCGGCAACGAGCAGACCTATCGCGACAACGCTGCGACCTACCTCCGAGAGCTCGACGAGCTGGACGAGTACGTCCGCGCCGAGGTCGCCTCGATCCCCGCCGACCGGCGCCAGCTGATCACCACCCACGACGCCTTCGGCTACCTCGCCGACGCCTACGGGATGACCGTGGCCGGCTTCGTCGTCCCCAACCCCGCCCAGGAGCCCAGCGTGGACCAGGTCCGCAAACTGTCCGAGACGATCCGCAACCTCGAGGTCCCGGCGGTCTTCGTCGAGCCGAACCTGGCCCAGCGCGCCTCGGTGCTGACCCAGGTCGCCAAGGACCAGAACGTCGCGGTCTGCCTGCTCTACGGCGACTCCTTCGACGACAACGCCCGCTCGTACGTCGCGATGATGCGCCACAACGCCGAGGAGCTGAAGCGGTGCCTGGGTGGGACCCGATGA
- a CDS encoding TIGR03773 family transporter-associated surface protein, whose amino-acid sequence MPGWDPMIRRAADGATRGHRRPGPVLRSLASALTVVPLLAGSVLVTAPASAQESSPAGSGTAAADGRVISAGHVDLGPRFVDGRWTVQLRDDTVDPAVWRPLDQVVLQAPAAAQVTVPTDPAYSFLGKPQQKVWVIPQVQRDGVVWPGWNTQDPEIEQRVDREVTWSLEGVRGPGAFTLFLNSDFGQPTTVFDSRKPLPQASGIDVGTHVHGNWTFDTAGLYQLDVAMTARLKDGSEVTDRRTLRLYAGDAAPATILAQVAEAPSPQAPGTAGQENSSGQGNDIAASNDRAANSSSSNGSSVLPVVLATGAAAIFLAGLAFLLLRRRHRTTA is encoded by the coding sequence GTGCCTGGGTGGGACCCGATGATCCGGCGCGCTGCCGACGGAGCCACTCGCGGCCACCGGCGTCCTGGTCCGGTCCTTCGCTCGTTGGCCTCCGCGCTCACCGTCGTACCGCTCCTGGCCGGCTCCGTCCTGGTCACCGCGCCGGCTTCGGCCCAGGAGAGCTCACCCGCAGGATCCGGTACGGCGGCCGCCGACGGCCGGGTGATCTCGGCCGGCCACGTCGATCTCGGTCCGAGGTTCGTCGACGGCCGGTGGACCGTCCAGTTGCGCGACGACACTGTGGACCCGGCTGTCTGGCGGCCGCTCGACCAGGTCGTCCTGCAGGCACCGGCCGCCGCACAGGTCACCGTGCCCACCGATCCGGCGTACTCGTTCCTCGGGAAGCCGCAACAGAAGGTCTGGGTGATCCCGCAGGTCCAGCGCGACGGCGTGGTCTGGCCGGGCTGGAACACGCAGGACCCGGAGATCGAGCAGCGCGTCGACCGTGAGGTCACCTGGTCGCTGGAAGGAGTCCGCGGGCCCGGCGCGTTCACGTTGTTCCTCAACTCCGACTTCGGTCAGCCCACCACCGTCTTCGACAGCCGCAAACCGCTCCCGCAGGCCAGCGGCATCGACGTCGGCACGCATGTGCACGGCAACTGGACCTTCGACACCGCGGGGCTGTACCAGCTCGACGTCGCGATGACCGCCCGGCTCAAGGACGGCAGTGAGGTCACCGATCGCCGGACACTTCGCCTGTACGCCGGGGACGCGGCTCCAGCCACGATCCTCGCCCAGGTGGCCGAGGCTCCGTCACCCCAGGCTCCCGGTACCGCGGGCCAGGAGAACTCGAGCGGCCAGGGCAATGACATTGCTGCTAGCAACGATCGCGCGGCGAACTCCAGCTCTTCGAACGGTTCCTCGGTGCTACCCGTCGTACTGGCCACGGGAGCGGCCGCGATCTTCCTGGCCGGCTTGGCCTTCCTGCTCCTGCGCCGTCGCCACCGGACCACCGCATGA
- a CDS encoding TIGR03773 family transporter-associated surface protein: MTATHLFRRLVPAAGLALLTCLILLIPRSAGAVDAPPEVLRAVHTDVLHTTYDGSALRLNSRIGNAPDYREADPAGVVFNLEDRGSARVELPDLPEFAFLGAPGQTVWIAPESQDPELLWPGWSTESIAPGTLRDDVVDLTLVGAQGPGAVEVFFNWEGSGPVRRQFSSTDPAYRTVRQPVGRHVHANWAFTALGTYRLTFEASATTPDGQPVTSGPIVYTFVVGEYVEPPPTPTPSPSPTPSPTPSPSPTPTPTPSPSPSPSPTPSPSPSPTPTPSPSPTVTPPTTGPTTPPSCIRRVLSAGHVDVAARTVGDRLRFQIKDGTEGGAVWRDPGTLAFQVKSSADEQVPANAAYRFLGAPSATVWQIPQTQAGDLLWAGWNTESVDYGKLSGPVRWSLDAVRGPGKVAVYQFDQFGAPLISYDSSRKLPQTVSLAAPTHAHGNWAFTQRGLYRLTFSYAATTKTGTTLKDTATLAVVVGEDLAALCPGAPTPTASPSASQSPTFPPSNDPGAGPTDGGTRPTDGSGQSGGSGESGGSAGSGSGGSGNNSGSGQQLRPCVTTPGPAGAASSSGAGSGGKQPTRPGGSGSTGSQVALTTGHADYAVRIENGRLTSRVKDGTRTGSLVWREPNQVTVRLGTAAETTAPGGAFGFLGKAGAKLWQIPQTQKDGVVWLGWNTEELAANQVTGAVDWRLDRVSGPGKVSVFEFDSFGQPKVVFDSSNGLPDTTKVPLGTHAHGNWAFTAPGTYRVTFTHSATLTNGTKVTDTADLTFEVGTSAAGGAPAVGPVPAGDRQASTATATDRQVSKGGTAPAVADCKLATTGGSVGITWIVAGALLLVLGTVVLVAGRSRKARS; encoded by the coding sequence GTGACCGCCACTCACCTGTTCCGCCGCCTGGTTCCGGCTGCCGGACTCGCCCTCCTGACCTGCCTGATCCTGCTGATCCCCCGGTCCGCCGGGGCCGTCGACGCCCCGCCCGAAGTGCTGCGCGCCGTGCACACCGACGTCCTGCACACGACGTACGACGGTTCCGCGCTGCGGCTGAACTCCCGGATCGGCAACGCCCCGGACTACCGGGAGGCCGATCCGGCCGGTGTGGTGTTCAACCTCGAGGACCGCGGCTCGGCACGGGTCGAACTGCCCGACCTCCCCGAGTTCGCCTTCCTCGGCGCACCGGGGCAGACCGTGTGGATCGCGCCGGAATCGCAGGATCCCGAACTGCTCTGGCCGGGCTGGAGCACCGAAAGCATCGCCCCCGGAACGCTGCGGGACGACGTGGTCGACCTCACGCTGGTCGGCGCGCAGGGGCCGGGGGCGGTCGAGGTGTTCTTCAACTGGGAGGGCAGTGGGCCGGTCCGCCGGCAGTTCAGCTCCACCGATCCGGCGTACCGGACGGTGCGCCAGCCGGTCGGGCGGCACGTGCACGCCAACTGGGCCTTCACCGCGCTCGGGACCTACCGGTTGACCTTCGAGGCGAGCGCGACCACTCCGGACGGACAGCCGGTCACGTCGGGGCCGATCGTCTACACCTTCGTCGTGGGCGAGTACGTCGAACCACCGCCGACGCCGACTCCGAGTCCCAGCCCGACACCGAGTCCGACGCCGAGCCCCAGCCCGACTCCGACCCCTACACCGTCGCCGTCGCCGTCGCCGAGCCCTACACCGTCGCCGTCGCCGAGCCCGACGCCGACGCCGTCTCCGAGCCCGACTGTCACGCCGCCGACGACCGGTCCGACCACTCCGCCGTCGTGCATCCGGCGCGTCCTGTCCGCCGGGCACGTCGACGTCGCCGCCCGCACCGTGGGCGACCGCTTGCGATTCCAGATCAAGGACGGCACCGAGGGCGGTGCGGTCTGGCGCGATCCCGGGACGCTGGCCTTCCAGGTCAAGTCCTCCGCCGACGAGCAGGTGCCCGCGAACGCGGCGTACCGATTCCTCGGCGCACCGAGCGCGACCGTCTGGCAGATCCCGCAGACCCAGGCCGGCGATCTGCTGTGGGCCGGCTGGAACACCGAGTCCGTGGACTACGGCAAGCTGTCCGGCCCGGTGCGGTGGTCCCTGGACGCGGTTCGAGGACCGGGGAAGGTCGCGGTCTACCAGTTCGACCAGTTCGGTGCTCCGTTGATCTCCTACGACAGCAGCCGGAAACTCCCGCAGACCGTGTCCCTGGCCGCTCCGACCCACGCCCACGGCAATTGGGCCTTCACCCAGCGCGGCCTGTATCGGCTGACCTTCTCGTACGCCGCGACGACCAAGACCGGTACGACGCTCAAGGACACCGCCACGCTGGCAGTCGTCGTCGGCGAGGACCTCGCTGCCTTGTGTCCGGGCGCCCCGACCCCGACAGCGTCCCCGAGCGCGTCGCAGTCGCCCACGTTCCCGCCGTCGAACGATCCCGGCGCCGGCCCGACGGACGGTGGCACGCGGCCGACCGATGGATCCGGTCAGTCCGGCGGCTCCGGCGAGTCGGGCGGGTCAGCCGGGTCGGGTAGCGGAGGCTCCGGCAACAATTCCGGCAGCGGCCAGCAACTACGGCCCTGTGTCACCACCCCGGGACCAGCGGGAGCGGCATCGTCGTCCGGTGCCGGTTCGGGTGGCAAGCAGCCGACCCGACCTGGCGGTTCGGGGTCGACGGGCAGCCAGGTGGCGTTGACCACGGGCCACGCGGACTACGCCGTCCGGATCGAGAACGGGCGACTGACCTCACGGGTCAAGGACGGCACCCGCACCGGCAGCCTGGTGTGGCGCGAACCGAACCAGGTCACGGTGCGGCTCGGCACGGCCGCGGAGACGACGGCCCCGGGCGGCGCGTTCGGCTTCCTCGGGAAGGCCGGGGCCAAGCTGTGGCAGATCCCCCAGACACAGAAGGACGGCGTCGTCTGGCTGGGCTGGAACACCGAGGAGCTGGCCGCCAACCAGGTCACCGGCGCCGTCGACTGGCGCCTCGACCGGGTCTCCGGGCCCGGCAAGGTCTCGGTCTTCGAGTTCGACTCGTTCGGTCAGCCCAAGGTCGTCTTCGACAGCTCGAACGGATTACCCGACACCACCAAGGTCCCACTCGGAACCCATGCCCACGGCAACTGGGCCTTCACGGCGCCCGGGACCTACCGGGTCACCTTCACCCACAGCGCGACGCTCACCAACGGTACGAAGGTGACCGACACGGCCGACCTGACCTTCGAGGTCGGCACCTCCGCCGCCGGAGGTGCCCCCGCCGTGGGCCCTGTCCCGGCCGGTGACCGGCAGGCGAGCACCGCCACCGCGACCGATCGGCAGGTGAGCAAGGGCGGGACAGCTCCCGCGGTCGCCGATTGCAAGCTCGCCACGACCGGCGGCTCGGTGGGGATCACCTGGATCGTGGCCGGCGCGCTGCTGCTCGTCCTCGGCACGGTCGTGCTCGTCGCCGGCCGCTCGCGAAAGGCCAGGTCCTGA
- the mfd gene encoding transcription-repair coupling factor encodes MKLAGLVDTLVTDPVVADAIGDARKDIRTGGVATLDLSAPGSIRPVLLAALASERLGADRPVLAVTATFREAEELTEALQCLVEPGSVAYYPAWETLPHERLSPRSDTVGRRLAVLRRLVHPDPSDETTGPIKILVAPVRSVLQPQVAGLADLRPVQLHVGDSMELEDVVTRLAGAAYSRVDLVERRGEFAVRGGIIDVFPPTEEHPLRVDFFGDDVEEIRYFAVADQRSLEIAEHGLWAPPCRELLLTDEVRARAGVLAKEHPELAELFEKLAEGHSVEGMESLAPVLVDDMELLVDLMPEGTHVVVSDPERVRARAHDLVATSQEFLEASWAAAAGGGEAPIDLGAAAYMSLADVRTQALDRGLAWWSLSPFAAAPADEPELRDSMGGRVSFDIDTDSGAVRSRQIAAHEVDAYRGETAAAVEDVRGWLRDGWRVVCVTEGHGPAQRLAEVFSEAELPARTVDSIDAVPEPGVVLISQGALDHGFIAEGIKFAVLTENDLAGQRSAAERRSQQRMPSRRKKTVDPLELAPGDFVVHEQHGVGRYVEMMQRTVGTGTQRTTREYVVIEFAPSKRGQPGDRLFVPTDQLDQVTRYVGGEQPSLDKMGGGDWAKRKGRARKAVRQIAGELIKLYAARQATKGHAFAKDTPWQRELEDAFPFVETPDQLATIDDVKHDMERVMPMDRIVCGDVGYGKTEIAVRAAFKAVQDGKQVAVLVPTTLLVQQHYATFAERYAAFPVNVAPLSRFQTDKESKATIDGLADGSVDVVIGTHRLFSGEVAFKDLGLVVVDEEQRFGVEHKEQLKRLRTAVDVLTMSATPIPRTLEMSITGIREMSTIATPPEERHPVLTFVGAYEEGQITAAIRRELLREGQVFVVHNRVNTIEKAAARIRQLVPEARVSVAHGQMNEHTLENVIQGFWEKQSDVIVCTTIVESGIDISNANTMIVERADLLGLSQLHQLRGRVGRGRERAYAYFFFPPEKPLTETAHDRLATIAQHADLGGGMAVAMKDLEIRGAGNLLGGEQSGHIADVGFDLYVRLVGEAVAEYRGDTQADEPEVKIELPIDAHLPHDYVPSQRLRLEMYQRLAAVRDEAGIAELVEELHDRYGDIPRPVLNLIEVAKFRNHARVAGLHDVTLQGNLIRFGPVELPDSKVMRLNRLYPKSLVKPQLRTILVPRPATRPVAGEPLRDQELLQWCARLIDDVIAEPVGAKA; translated from the coding sequence GTGAAACTGGCCGGTCTGGTCGACACCCTCGTCACCGATCCGGTGGTCGCCGACGCGATCGGTGACGCCCGCAAGGACATCCGGACCGGCGGTGTCGCCACGCTCGACCTGAGCGCGCCGGGCTCGATCCGCCCGGTGCTGCTGGCCGCGCTCGCGTCCGAGCGGCTCGGCGCCGATCGCCCGGTGCTGGCGGTCACCGCGACGTTCCGCGAGGCCGAGGAGCTCACCGAGGCCCTGCAGTGCCTGGTCGAGCCCGGCTCGGTCGCGTACTACCCGGCCTGGGAGACGCTGCCGCACGAGCGGCTGTCGCCCCGGTCCGACACCGTCGGGCGGCGTCTCGCCGTACTGCGGCGCCTGGTGCACCCGGACCCGTCCGACGAGACGACCGGGCCGATCAAGATCCTGGTCGCGCCGGTCCGTTCCGTGCTGCAGCCACAGGTCGCCGGCCTGGCCGACCTGCGCCCGGTCCAGCTGCACGTCGGCGACTCGATGGAGCTGGAGGACGTGGTCACCCGGCTCGCCGGTGCGGCGTACAGCCGGGTCGACCTGGTCGAGCGACGCGGTGAGTTCGCGGTCCGCGGCGGCATCATCGACGTCTTCCCGCCGACCGAGGAGCACCCGCTGCGGGTCGACTTCTTCGGTGACGACGTCGAGGAGATCCGGTACTTCGCGGTCGCCGACCAGCGGTCGCTGGAGATCGCCGAGCACGGCCTGTGGGCGCCGCCGTGCCGCGAGCTGCTGCTCACCGACGAGGTGCGCGCGCGGGCCGGCGTACTGGCCAAGGAGCACCCGGAGCTGGCCGAGCTGTTCGAGAAGCTCGCCGAGGGCCATTCGGTCGAGGGGATGGAGTCGCTCGCGCCCGTCCTGGTCGACGACATGGAGCTGCTGGTCGACCTGATGCCGGAAGGCACCCACGTCGTGGTCAGCGACCCCGAGCGGGTCCGTGCCCGCGCGCACGACCTGGTCGCGACCAGCCAGGAGTTCCTGGAAGCGTCCTGGGCGGCGGCCGCCGGGGGAGGCGAGGCGCCGATCGACCTGGGCGCCGCGGCGTACATGTCGCTGGCCGACGTACGGACGCAGGCGCTCGACCGTGGGCTGGCCTGGTGGAGCCTGTCGCCGTTCGCGGCCGCGCCGGCCGACGAGCCCGAGCTGCGCGACTCGATGGGTGGGCGGGTCTCGTTCGACATCGACACCGACAGCGGAGCGGTCCGCAGCCGGCAGATCGCCGCGCACGAGGTCGACGCGTACCGCGGTGAGACCGCGGCCGCGGTCGAGGACGTCCGCGGCTGGCTGCGCGACGGCTGGCGCGTCGTCTGCGTCACCGAGGGCCACGGCCCGGCCCAGCGGCTGGCCGAGGTGTTCTCCGAGGCGGAGCTGCCGGCCCGGACCGTCGACTCCATCGACGCTGTCCCCGAGCCGGGCGTCGTGCTGATCTCCCAGGGCGCGCTCGACCACGGCTTCATTGCCGAAGGCATCAAGTTCGCGGTGCTCACCGAGAACGACCTGGCCGGGCAGCGCTCGGCGGCCGAACGCCGTTCCCAGCAACGGATGCCGAGCCGCCGGAAGAAGACCGTCGACCCGCTGGAGCTGGCGCCCGGCGACTTCGTCGTGCACGAGCAGCACGGCGTCGGCCGGTACGTCGAGATGATGCAGCGCACGGTCGGCACCGGCACCCAGCGGACCACCCGCGAGTACGTCGTGATCGAGTTCGCGCCGAGCAAGCGCGGCCAGCCCGGCGACCGCCTGTTCGTGCCGACCGACCAGCTCGACCAGGTCACCCGGTACGTCGGCGGCGAGCAGCCCTCGCTGGACAAGATGGGCGGCGGCGACTGGGCCAAGCGCAAGGGCCGCGCCCGCAAGGCGGTCCGCCAGATCGCCGGCGAGCTGATCAAGCTGTACGCCGCGCGCCAGGCCACCAAGGGCCACGCGTTCGCCAAGGACACGCCGTGGCAGCGCGAGCTCGAGGACGCGTTCCCGTTCGTCGAGACGCCCGACCAGCTGGCCACCATCGACGACGTCAAGCACGACATGGAACGCGTCATGCCGATGGACCGGATCGTCTGCGGCGACGTCGGCTACGGCAAGACCGAGATCGCCGTCCGGGCCGCGTTCAAGGCGGTCCAGGACGGCAAGCAGGTCGCCGTCCTGGTGCCGACGACGCTGCTCGTCCAGCAGCACTACGCGACCTTCGCCGAGCGGTACGCCGCGTTCCCGGTGAACGTCGCGCCGCTGTCGCGGTTCCAGACCGACAAGGAGTCCAAGGCCACGATCGACGGGCTGGCCGACGGCTCGGTCGACGTGGTGATCGGGACGCACCGGCTTTTCAGCGGCGAGGTCGCGTTCAAGGACCTCGGCCTGGTCGTGGTCGACGAGGAGCAGCGCTTCGGCGTCGAGCACAAGGAGCAGCTCAAGCGCCTGCGGACGGCGGTCGACGTCCTGACGATGTCGGCGACGCCGATCCCGCGGACGCTGGAGATGTCGATCACCGGTATCCGCGAGATGTCCACGATCGCCACCCCGCCGGAGGAACGGCACCCGGTGCTGACCTTCGTCGGCGCGTACGAGGAAGGCCAGATCACCGCCGCGATCCGGCGCGAGCTGCTGCGCGAGGGCCAGGTCTTCGTCGTGCACAACCGGGTCAACACGATCGAGAAGGCCGCCGCGCGGATCCGTCAGCTGGTGCCCGAGGCCCGGGTGAGCGTCGCGCACGGCCAGATGAACGAGCACACCCTGGAGAACGTGATCCAGGGCTTCTGGGAGAAGCAGTCCGACGTGATCGTCTGTACGACGATCGTCGAGTCCGGCATCGACATCTCGAACGCGAACACGATGATCGTCGAACGCGCCGACCTGCTCGGCCTGTCCCAGCTGCACCAGCTCCGCGGCCGGGTCGGCCGGGGCCGCGAGCGGGCGTACGCGTACTTCTTCTTCCCGCCGGAGAAGCCGCTCACCGAGACCGCGCACGACCGGCTGGCCACCATCGCGCAGCACGCCGACCTCGGCGGCGGTATGGCGGTGGCGATGAAGGACCTGGAGATCCGCGGCGCCGGCAACCTGCTCGGCGGCGAGCAGTCCGGGCACATCGCCGACGTCGGCTTCGACCTGTACGTCCGGCTGGTCGGCGAGGCGGTCGCGGAGTACCGCGGCGACACCCAGGCCGACGAGCCCGAGGTGAAAATCGAGCTGCCGATCGACGCGCACCTCCCGCACGACTACGTGCCCTCGCAGCGGCTGCGGCTGGAGATGTACCAGCGGCTGGCCGCCGTACGGGACGAGGCCGGGATCGCGGAGCTGGTCGAGGAGCTGCACGACCGGTACGGCGACATCCCGCGGCCGGTGCTGAACCTGATCGAGGTCGCGAAGTTCCGCAACCACGCCCGGGTCGCGGGCCTGCACGACGTCACGCTGCAGGGCAATCTGATCCGGTTCGGGCCGGTCGAACTGCCCGATTCCAAGGTCATGCGACTGAACAGGCTGTACCCGAAGAGTCTGGTCAAGCCGCAACTGCGTACGATCCTGGTGCCGAGACCTGCCACCCGGCCGGTCGCCGGTGAGCCGCTGCGGGACCAGGAATTGCTGCAGTGGTGCGCCCGACTGATCGACGATGTGATCGCCGAGCCCGTGGGGGCGAAGGCCTGA
- the pth gene encoding aminoacyl-tRNA hydrolase, whose product MADDVWLVVGLGNPGPSYAKTRHNVGQMVVDELAGRVGGGWKQHKQAKAEVIETRLSGYRTILVKPRSFMNESGGPVSGLLKFFKVEPVRLVAVHDELDIDFAALRLKFGGGDNGHNGLKSIRKSVGTGDYHRVRFGVGRPPGRQSPADFVLNEFSSTERKDLPFELDRTADAIESLLADGLEVSQGKYNS is encoded by the coding sequence GTGGCGGACGACGTGTGGTTGGTCGTCGGGCTGGGGAATCCCGGCCCTTCCTATGCCAAGACGCGGCACAACGTCGGCCAGATGGTGGTCGACGAGCTGGCCGGCCGTGTCGGTGGCGGCTGGAAACAGCACAAGCAGGCCAAGGCCGAGGTGATCGAGACCCGGCTCAGCGGGTACCGGACGATCCTGGTCAAGCCGCGCTCGTTCATGAACGAGTCGGGCGGGCCGGTCTCCGGGCTGCTCAAGTTCTTCAAGGTCGAGCCGGTCCGCCTGGTCGCCGTGCACGACGAGCTGGACATCGACTTCGCCGCGCTGCGGCTCAAGTTCGGTGGCGGCGACAACGGGCACAACGGCCTGAAGTCGATCCGCAAGTCGGTTGGCACCGGTGACTACCATCGAGTGCGGTTCGGGGTCGGGCGTCCGCCCGGCCGGCAGAGCCCGGCGGACTTCGTGCTGAACGAGTTCTCCAGCACCGAGCGCAAGGACCTTCCGTTCGAGCTCGACCGCACCGCCGACGCCATCGAGTCACTGCTCGCTGACGGCCTCGAAGTCTCCCAAGGGAAGTACAACTCGTGA